In a genomic window of Sulfurimonas denitrificans DSM 1251:
- a CDS encoding ABC transporter permease, whose amino-acid sequence MKTSIVPYLVKRFLRFDNEQPFIFLSALLAFLGISLGVMVLLIAMALMNGFDNEFKKKLTIMNYPLTITPKFYGAVNEELLLNLEMKFPNLSFSPYVQSAIMARSGSKLEGGYLFGVNFESEVKVNSVLKEAIKDQSFEKFDVLIGKTLRDEFALLVDDKLMYIFTHVEPGGMNVTPKIKRFSVKGVFDSGLSAYDKAYNYTTISSLQVMLNLPSNQYSGIHIFSQTPQEDIIKLKEHLPQSVSIKGWWEDNVNFFAALELEKASLFIVLMLIILIAAINIISSLLMTVMNRRSEIALLLSLGATPAEIKKVFLYLGVVIGTSGILAGIALGMSGLWILSTFDIVHLPKDVYPTSTLPLDLSVKDFLSIVFGAFVIVIISSFYPAKKASEVDILTVLRNE is encoded by the coding sequence TTGAAAACATCAATAGTTCCGTACTTAGTAAAGCGTTTTTTACGCTTTGATAATGAGCAGCCGTTTATATTTCTCTCAGCACTCTTGGCATTTTTAGGGATATCTCTAGGCGTTATGGTTCTTTTGATTGCGATGGCTCTTATGAATGGATTTGATAACGAATTTAAAAAAAAGTTAACTATCATGAACTATCCTCTAACAATAACTCCTAAATTTTATGGTGCTGTTAATGAAGAGTTACTTTTAAATCTTGAGATGAAATTTCCAAACTTGAGTTTTAGTCCATATGTCCAATCAGCGATTATGGCTCGAAGCGGCTCTAAACTTGAAGGTGGTTATCTATTTGGCGTTAATTTTGAGAGTGAAGTTAAAGTAAATAGCGTTTTAAAAGAGGCGATAAAAGATCAAAGCTTTGAGAAGTTTGACGTCTTAATTGGCAAAACGCTAAGAGATGAGTTTGCACTCTTGGTTGATGATAAACTGATGTATATTTTTACACATGTAGAGCCAGGTGGTATGAATGTTACCCCAAAGATTAAAAGATTTAGTGTAAAAGGTGTTTTTGATTCTGGGCTTTCAGCTTATGATAAAGCATACAATTACACAACAATCTCTTCTCTTCAAGTGATGCTAAACTTACCAAGCAATCAATATAGTGGCATACATATATTTTCGCAAACACCGCAAGAGGATATTATAAAACTCAAAGAGCATCTTCCACAAAGTGTAAGCATAAAAGGGTGGTGGGAAGACAATGTAAACTTTTTTGCAGCGCTAGAACTAGAGAAGGCTTCACTCTTTATAGTTCTAATGCTTATTATACTTATAGCAGCAATAAATATTATCTCATCACTGCTTATGACTGTTATGAACAGAAGAAGCGAGATTGCACTACTTCTCTCTTTGGGCGCTACTCCCGCTGAGATTAAAAAGGTTTTTTTATATCTTGGAGTTGTGATAGGAACAAGCGGAATTTTAGCTGGGATAGCCCTTGGTATGAGCGGTTTATGGATTCTTAGCACTTTTGATATAGTGCATCTTCCAAAAGATGTTTATCCTACATCAACATTGCCACTAGATTTAAGTGTAAAAGATTTTTTATCTATTGTCTTTGGAGCATTTGTAATTGTAATTATCTCATCATTTTATCCTGCAAAAAAAGCAAGTGAAGTAGATATTTTAACTGTTCTTAGAAATGAGTAA
- a CDS encoding AsmA-like C-terminal domain-containing protein, giving the protein MNDTTIINTISKIHFTIVSILSFIFLLLFTLFIFLQNGIFLQNISFENINVEKLYIKWDKKITLYAKEVVVKEQKNQDVSIDDIKELLSLLKINISYLNLFEEVTIDKISFGQTDIAINYNISKDGFLKISSPYMELDAKLISRDSLFHLSIEKFHILDKHVNVDGDIVFDSRDELELTTSLKLHVKDSTTLKLYANSNKDKLRYAIESDKSIKNLKHITELFDIDERVKYWVDDAIKLTSLEISSFYGWLEYKNLKDAYLNIYAKAVANDLIYTYDTKVAPIRTKSTNLEFKDGVLFIRPQNAYSYDFFLDKSWLKIDFTKQEEILSLYLLFSGSANKDLLQLLQRYEINLPFIQNRGAIDTNLTLDINLISTDVEAIGSFYAKEAQINYLDLDIDIYDANISINNTHVEVKDMSAKYEDIAYAHVDLDFSGKDSSGKLTFRFDSLEFKDNNLSLQTTQNPLLATYFISPQQDYLEIDKSSWKYNKESIKIDATNIAFDIKNLKAKVPPTKIELSEFASVVLSGDVFFKPKQLNLDVMVKKLNFFGLNLDNQMPKLKIIHDKDTTSISSKTALNFTLDKQIINLNNISVDISSEFVRFKNIALDYKDVLKSNISVEYDLKNEIGVVDMSDTTLKNSTFGEIFKNEKTTQLILQNRNSKIYLSSKEYKLDYIFSDNGWLLDLNSLEEIVKSSKILEKYALLDGSIRVEKRKNNENILFNLDLNYEHKFLVDENIPVEKYIVDGTYNTKNSEVALSINSVIDIKIKDSIDIKADNIGVDIHEIINIFSDENSTQESKKATLPIYVNATNSYIYLSQNRQAISQSINFKYVDDIFSAELKYKAGKATFLSKNNDFHLHGEKFNDEFMEKIFSLSKFKGGKMEFYISGQLDEYSGTVNIVDTTIQDYKILNNILAFVNTVPSLVTFSLPGYSKQGITTKNAYMNFKLKDDVYNISDIYLKSQEIEIVGLGEASIKENSINLDLNLKTQLGSSFSKIPLLGHILLGEESISTTLTVTGALDDPDVNTQLAKDIAIAPYNIIKRTLMIPLDLFKDNKDKE; this is encoded by the coding sequence ATGAACGATACTACAATTATCAACACAATATCAAAAATCCATTTTACAATTGTTAGTATCTTATCATTCATTTTTTTACTTCTCTTTACTCTTTTTATATTTTTACAAAATGGAATTTTTTTACAAAATATATCATTTGAAAACATCAATGTTGAGAAATTATACATAAAATGGGATAAAAAGATAACTCTATATGCTAAAGAGGTAGTTGTAAAAGAGCAGAAAAATCAAGATGTTTCAATTGATGATATAAAAGAGCTTTTATCATTACTTAAGATAAATATTTCATATCTAAACCTATTTGAAGAGGTTACGATTGACAAAATATCTTTTGGGCAAACAGATATAGCAATTAACTACAACATCTCAAAAGATGGTTTTTTAAAAATATCCTCTCCATATATGGAGTTGGACGCTAAACTTATCTCAAGAGATTCTCTTTTCCATCTTAGTATTGAAAAATTTCATATTTTAGACAAACATGTAAATGTAGATGGTGATATTGTTTTTGATTCAAGAGATGAATTAGAACTTACCACTTCGCTTAAACTACATGTAAAAGACAGTACGACACTCAAACTATATGCAAATAGCAACAAAGACAAGCTACGCTACGCTATAGAGTCGGACAAATCCATAAAAAATTTAAAACATATTACTGAACTCTTTGATATTGATGAGAGAGTAAAATATTGGGTTGATGATGCAATAAAGCTTACAAGTCTTGAGATTAGCTCATTTTATGGATGGCTTGAGTATAAAAATCTAAAAGATGCTTATCTAAACATTTATGCTAAAGCGGTTGCAAATGATTTGATTTATACTTATGATACAAAAGTCGCTCCTATTAGAACAAAATCTACCAACTTAGAGTTTAAAGACGGGGTGCTTTTCATAAGACCACAAAATGCCTACTCTTACGATTTTTTCCTTGATAAAAGCTGGTTAAAAATTGACTTTACAAAACAAGAAGAGATTCTATCTCTCTACCTTCTTTTTAGTGGAAGCGCCAATAAAGATTTGTTGCAACTACTTCAAAGATATGAGATAAATCTTCCATTTATTCAAAACAGAGGGGCAATTGATACAAATCTTACATTAGATATTAATCTTATCTCTACTGATGTAGAAGCCATTGGAAGTTTCTACGCAAAAGAGGCACAGATAAACTACCTTGACCTCGATATTGACATATATGACGCAAATATATCAATAAATAATACTCACGTTGAAGTTAAAGATATGAGCGCAAAATATGAAGATATAGCTTACGCACATGTAGATTTAGATTTTAGTGGTAAAGATTCAAGTGGAAAATTGACTTTTAGGTTTGATTCGCTTGAATTTAAAGATAATAATCTCTCTTTGCAAACCACACAAAATCCACTCTTAGCTACATACTTTATATCTCCGCAACAAGATTATCTAGAGATTGATAAATCGAGCTGGAAGTACAATAAAGAGAGTATAAAAATAGATGCTACAAATATAGCATTTGATATAAAAAATCTCAAAGCCAAAGTTCCACCTACTAAAATTGAACTCTCAGAATTTGCTTCTGTTGTTCTGTCTGGGGATGTTTTTTTTAAGCCAAAACAGCTAAATTTGGATGTAATGGTTAAAAAACTTAATTTCTTTGGCTTAAATTTAGACAACCAAATGCCAAAATTAAAAATCATACATGATAAAGATACAACTTCAATATCTTCAAAAACAGCTCTAAATTTCACTCTTGATAAGCAGATAATAAATCTCAATAACATCTCTGTTGACATCTCAAGTGAGTTTGTAAGATTTAAAAATATAGCGCTTGATTATAAAGATGTTTTAAAATCAAATATTAGCGTTGAGTATGATCTTAAAAATGAGATTGGTGTCGTAGATATGAGTGATACAACACTCAAAAACTCTACTTTTGGAGAAATTTTTAAAAATGAAAAAACTACTCAGCTTATTTTACAAAACAGAAATAGTAAAATTTATCTAAGTTCTAAAGAGTATAAATTGGATTATATTTTTAGTGACAATGGTTGGTTATTGGACTTAAACTCTTTAGAAGAGATTGTTAAAAGCTCAAAAATTTTAGAAAAATATGCACTCCTTGATGGAAGCATAAGAGTAGAAAAAAGAAAAAATAATGAAAATATACTATTTAATCTTGATTTAAATTATGAGCATAAATTTCTTGTAGATGAAAATATTCCTGTTGAAAAATATATAGTTGATGGAACTTATAACACAAAAAATAGCGAAGTGGCTTTGAGTATAAATAGTGTAATAGATATAAAAATCAAAGATTCTATAGATATAAAAGCAGATAATATAGGAGTTGATATTCATGAAATTATTAATATCTTTAGTGATGAAAACAGCACGCAAGAGAGCAAAAAAGCGACTTTGCCAATTTATGTAAATGCAACAAATAGTTATATTTATCTAAGCCAAAATAGACAAGCAATATCGCAAAGCATCAACTTTAAATATGTAGATGATATCTTCTCTGCAGAGCTAAAATATAAAGCTGGCAAAGCAACATTTCTAAGCAAAAACAATGATTTTCATCTACATGGAGAAAAATTCAATGATGAATTTATGGAAAAAATATTTTCTCTCTCAAAGTTTAAAGGTGGCAAAATGGAGTTTTATATTAGTGGTCAATTAGATGAGTATAGCGGTACTGTAAACATTGTAGATACTACTATTCAAGATTATAAAATTTTAAATAATATTCTTGCATTTGTAAATACTGTTCCATCTCTTGTGACATTCTCACTTCCTGGATATAGCAAACAAGGCATAACAACTAAAAATGCATATATGAACTTTAAACTTAAAGATGATGTGTATAACATCAGCGATATATATTTGAAATCACAAGAGATAGAAATTGTTGGGCTTGGAGAGGCAAGCATAAAAGAAAATAGTATTAATTTAGACCTTAATTTAAAAACACAACTTGGAAGCTCTTTCTCAAAGATTCCTCTACTTGGGCATATTTTACTTGGAGAAGAGAGCATCTCTACAACACTAACGGTAACTGGTGCGCTTGATGACCCAGATGTAAACACTCAACTGGCAAAAGATATAGCAATTGCACCTTATAATATCATCAAGAGAACGCTGATGATTCCTCTTGACTTATTTAAAGACAACAAAGATAAAGAGTAA
- the mltG gene encoding endolytic transglycosylase MltG: MNDKILTIVKWIFDIVLIIVVSFMYYLNEPVNSPRVIYIPEGSIGRIITQMDSKNYNVSKLDALLLRIFGSPQSGWINMKTTLNSRWDFLYKLTTAKAALQNVTLIPGETTYVFLNQLAEQLRLNRDILEKEYALQTSWVEGAFVPNTYRLPIGITEKVVIRVLLNESDAQMRSLSQKVFGLYNEKKWFQFVTIASIIEKESANAEEMPLVSSVIYNRIKKGMKLQMDGTLNYGQYSHVKVTPARIKEDTSTYNTYLNSGLPESPVCNVSINAIRAAIFPAKSDYLYFMRSKKGTHDFSCNYSTHLDNISRATK; the protein is encoded by the coding sequence ATGAATGATAAGATACTAACAATTGTAAAATGGATTTTTGATATTGTGTTGATAATTGTAGTATCGTTCATGTATTACCTAAATGAGCCTGTAAATTCCCCTAGAGTAATATACATTCCTGAAGGTTCTATTGGCAGAATTATAACACAAATGGATAGTAAAAATTACAATGTTAGCAAACTTGATGCGCTTTTACTCAGAATTTTTGGCTCTCCACAAAGCGGTTGGATTAATATGAAAACGACGCTCAACAGCAGATGGGATTTTTTATATAAACTAACAACAGCAAAAGCGGCACTTCAAAATGTAACTCTCATACCGGGGGAGACAACCTATGTTTTTTTAAATCAGTTGGCGGAGCAGTTAAGGCTCAATAGAGATATTTTAGAAAAAGAGTATGCACTTCAAACATCTTGGGTTGAGGGCGCTTTTGTTCCAAATACATATAGATTGCCAATTGGGATAACAGAAAAAGTAGTTATTAGAGTTTTGTTAAATGAGTCTGATGCACAAATGAGAAGCTTGTCACAAAAAGTGTTTGGGCTATATAATGAAAAAAAATGGTTTCAATTTGTAACAATTGCATCAATAATAGAGAAAGAATCTGCCAATGCAGAAGAGATGCCACTTGTAAGTTCTGTGATATATAACAGAATAAAAAAAGGGATGAAACTACAGATGGATGGAACTCTTAATTATGGACAATATTCACATGTAAAAGTGACACCAGCAAGAATAAAAGAAGATACATCAACATACAATACCTACCTTAACAGCGGTCTTCCAGAGAGTCCTGTGTGCAATGTTAGCATTAATGCTATCAGAGCTGCAATATTTCCCGCAAAAAGCGACTATCTCTACTTTATGCGCTCAAAAAAAGGAACACATGATTTTTCATGTAACTATTCTACACATTTAGACAATATAAGTCGTGCTACAAAATGA
- a CDS encoding NADP-dependent isocitrate dehydrogenase, giving the protein MSKIIWSKIDEAPALATYSLLPIVNAFTKAAGVEVVTSDISLAGRVISKFSDRLKPEQRINDELAELGNVVLQPDGNIIKLPNISASVGQLIECITELQAQGYDVPNYPEDAKTDEEKALKEIYSTCLGSAVNPVLREGNSDRRAAAAVKRFAQKNPHKLRAFESPSKAYVAHMNGGDFFSNEKSVIVEGNAPVTIELNGKVLKTLNDVVDKEIMDATFMSAKALQAFYQKTLDDAKKNGVLWSLHLKATMMKVSDPIMFGHAVKVFFKDVFAKYGDELTAIGYNANMGLGDLYKKLEKSSKKAEIIAAIEATYDIQPPMAMVDSDKGITNLHASNDIIIDASMPVVVRDGGKMWNRDGKVQECVSVIPDASYAFFHKAMVDDCVANGQYDVTTMGNVANVGLMAQKAEEYGSHPTTFEIAENGSVEVKQNGKVLMSHNVEAGDIWRMSRVKDIPIQDWVRLAVERARLTGSPAVFWLDKNRAHDANMIKKVNEYLKNHDTTGLELPIMDVASAAKYTNARVRKGEDTISVTGNVLRDHLTDMYPILELGTSAKMLSIVPLLAGGGVFETGAGGSAPKHVDQFLEEGHLRWDSLGEFLALAESLRFIAQKNSDDKLAAVTTALDIANAAYLDNNKAPSRKAGEPDNKASHFFLAQYWAKALSEGKNAELAAKFAPIAKALTENEAKIIEELLSIEGKAQDIGGYYHPDDKKAEAAMRPSATLNKIVDSI; this is encoded by the coding sequence ATGTCAAAAATTATTTGGTCAAAAATAGATGAAGCACCAGCTTTAGCAACGTATTCGTTACTACCAATCGTAAATGCTTTTACTAAAGCAGCAGGTGTTGAAGTAGTTACCAGTGATATTTCACTAGCTGGTAGAGTTATCTCTAAGTTTTCTGATAGATTAAAACCAGAGCAAAGAATTAATGATGAATTAGCTGAATTAGGCAATGTTGTTTTACAACCAGATGGCAACATTATTAAGCTTCCAAATATTTCTGCTTCTGTTGGTCAGCTTATTGAGTGTATTACAGAGCTTCAGGCTCAAGGGTATGATGTTCCAAATTATCCTGAAGATGCAAAAACTGATGAAGAAAAAGCACTTAAGGAGATATACTCTACTTGTTTAGGTTCAGCAGTTAATCCTGTTCTTCGTGAAGGTAATTCAGATAGACGTGCGGCTGCAGCTGTTAAGAGATTTGCTCAAAAAAATCCTCATAAACTTAGAGCATTTGAATCTCCATCTAAAGCTTATGTTGCACACATGAACGGCGGTGATTTTTTCTCAAATGAAAAGTCAGTTATTGTAGAAGGCAACGCTCCTGTTACTATTGAATTAAACGGTAAAGTTTTAAAAACATTGAATGATGTAGTTGATAAAGAGATTATGGATGCTACATTTATGTCAGCAAAAGCTCTTCAAGCGTTTTATCAAAAAACTTTAGATGATGCGAAAAAGAATGGTGTTTTATGGTCACTACACTTAAAAGCTACAATGATGAAAGTTTCAGATCCAATTATGTTTGGTCACGCTGTAAAAGTATTTTTCAAAGATGTTTTTGCTAAATATGGCGATGAACTAACTGCTATTGGTTACAATGCAAATATGGGTCTTGGTGACTTATACAAAAAATTAGAAAAATCAAGCAAAAAAGCTGAAATTATAGCTGCTATAGAAGCGACTTATGATATTCAACCTCCAATGGCTATGGTTGATTCTGACAAAGGTATCACAAACTTACACGCTTCAAACGACATCATCATAGATGCTTCTATGCCAGTTGTTGTACGTGATGGCGGTAAAATGTGGAACCGTGACGGAAAAGTACAAGAGTGTGTATCTGTAATTCCTGATGCTTCTTATGCGTTTTTCCATAAAGCAATGGTTGATGATTGTGTTGCTAATGGTCAATACGATGTTACAACTATGGGTAATGTTGCAAACGTTGGACTTATGGCTCAAAAAGCTGAAGAGTATGGCTCTCACCCAACAACTTTTGAGATTGCTGAAAATGGCAGTGTTGAAGTGAAACAAAATGGTAAGGTATTAATGTCTCACAACGTAGAAGCTGGTGATATTTGGAGAATGTCTCGTGTTAAAGATATTCCAATTCAAGACTGGGTTCGTCTTGCTGTAGAGCGTGCACGTCTAACTGGTTCTCCTGCTGTTTTCTGGCTAGATAAGAATCGTGCTCATGATGCAAATATGATTAAAAAAGTTAACGAGTACTTAAAAAATCATGATACAACAGGTTTAGAACTTCCAATTATGGATGTTGCATCTGCTGCTAAATATACAAATGCTCGTGTTCGTAAAGGTGAAGATACTATCTCTGTAACAGGAAATGTTTTACGTGATCACTTAACAGATATGTACCCAATTTTAGAGCTTGGAACATCTGCAAAAATGTTATCAATTGTGCCACTTTTAGCTGGTGGCGGTGTATTTGAGACAGGTGCTGGCGGATCTGCTCCTAAACATGTTGACCAATTCTTAGAAGAGGGGCACTTAAGATGGGATTCATTAGGTGAGTTTTTAGCTCTTGCTGAGTCTTTAAGATTTATTGCTCAGAAAAACTCTGATGATAAATTGGCTGCTGTTACAACTGCTCTTGATATCGCTAACGCTGCGTATTTAGATAACAACAAAGCCCCATCAAGAAAAGCTGGAGAGCCAGACAATAAAGCTTCTCACTTCTTCTTGGCTCAATACTGGGCTAAGGCTCTTAGTGAAGGTAAAAATGCAGAATTAGCGGCAAAATTTGCACCTATTGCCAAGGCTTTAACAGAGAATGAGGCAAAAATTATTGAAGAGTTATTGTCTATTGAAGGTAAAGCTCAAGATATTGGCGGCTACTATCACCCAGATGATAAGAAAGCAGAGGCTGCTATGAGACCTTCTGCAACTTTAAATAAGATAGTTGATAGCATATAA
- the mdh gene encoding malate dehydrogenase, which produces MNQGKRVGIIGAGNVGATVAYSLAMLGSCHEIILRDNKIDVAKGKALDMSQAAAAVRSHTIVSVAEEMADLTNCDVVVVTAGSPRLPGMSRDDLLMINANITKDVIAGVAKYSPDAIIIMVSNPLDAMTYVALKESGFDRSRVIGMAGILDSARMASFIQEKLGYGGGQIRASVMGGHGDDMVPLARYSTVAGVPLTDLMSTSEINEIVIRTRNGGAEIVGHLKTGSAYYAPAKATALMVEAILKDTKQIHPCAVFLEGEYGHSDVVSGVPVMLGANGAEKIIEISLDESEKIMFEGSCNSVRTLIDTLNKNKFFDKGE; this is translated from the coding sequence ATGAATCAAGGAAAAAGAGTAGGAATTATAGGCGCTGGAAATGTTGGTGCAACTGTAGCATACTCCTTAGCAATGCTTGGTTCTTGTCATGAGATAATTCTTCGTGATAACAAGATAGATGTTGCTAAAGGTAAAGCACTTGATATGAGTCAGGCTGCTGCTGCTGTTAGAAGCCACACAATAGTTAGTGTTGCTGAGGAGATGGCAGATTTAACTAACTGCGATGTAGTTGTTGTTACTGCTGGGAGCCCAAGATTACCAGGTATGAGCCGTGATGATTTGCTTATGATAAATGCAAATATTACAAAAGATGTAATTGCTGGGGTTGCAAAATATTCTCCTGATGCAATCATAATTATGGTTTCAAATCCACTCGATGCTATGACTTATGTAGCACTAAAAGAGAGCGGTTTTGATAGAAGCCGTGTAATAGGTATGGCTGGAATTTTAGATAGTGCGAGAATGGCTAGTTTTATTCAGGAAAAACTAGGGTATGGTGGAGGACAGATTCGTGCTTCAGTGATGGGCGGACATGGAGATGATATGGTTCCTCTTGCTCGTTATTCAACTGTAGCTGGTGTTCCTTTAACTGATCTTATGTCCACATCTGAAATCAACGAAATTGTAATTCGTACTCGTAATGGTGGTGCGGAAATTGTAGGACATCTAAAGACTGGCTCAGCGTATTATGCTCCTGCTAAAGCAACAGCACTAATGGTAGAAGCAATCTTGAAAGATACAAAACAGATTCATCCATGTGCAGTTTTTTTAGAGGGTGAATATGGTCACTCAGATGTAGTTTCAGGAGTTCCAGTAATGCTAGGTGCCAATGGAGCTGAAAAAATTATAGAAATATCTCTTGATGAGTCAGAAAAAATTATGTTTGAAGGCTCATGTAACTCCGTTAGAACTTTGATAGATACATTAAATAAAAACAAATTTTTTGATAAAGGGGAGTAG
- the fumC gene encoding class II fumarate hydratase: MSTRIEKDTMGEIAVPIDAYWAAQTQRSIENFAIGEEKMPYEITRAFSYLKKAVALVNKDLGKLDAKKADAIAEACDDMLAGKLDGEYPLVVWQTGSGTQSNMNNNEVLASRATEILGGNFRVEKLVHPNDDVNKSQSSNDTYPTALHVAAVIAVETRVLPAIAKLKATLIEKSTRFDSIVKIGRTHLQDATPLTLGQEISGWVEMLNKCEKMAKDSLEAVRELALGGTAVGTGLNAHPELGERVAKKLTELTGHNFITAPNKFHALTSHDALVYAHGALKALSADMMKIANDVRWLASGPRCGIGEITIPENEPGSSIMPGKVNPTQSEAVTMVTCQVMGNDTTIGFAASQGNFQLNVFKPVIAYNFLQSCRLLGDSIISFNDHCAVGIEPVEDKIDFYLNNSLMLVTALNPYIGYENAAKIAKTAHKNGSTLKQTAIDLGLLSAEEFDKYVIPKDMISPRA, from the coding sequence TTGAGTACAAGAATAGAAAAAGATACAATGGGAGAGATTGCGGTTCCTATAGACGCTTATTGGGCTGCACAAACTCAAAGATCAATTGAAAACTTTGCTATTGGCGAAGAGAAGATGCCTTATGAGATAACGAGAGCGTTTTCATATCTTAAAAAAGCTGTCGCACTTGTAAATAAAGATCTTGGCAAATTAGATGCAAAAAAAGCTGATGCAATTGCAGAGGCGTGTGACGATATGTTAGCTGGAAAATTAGATGGCGAATATCCACTTGTTGTTTGGCAAACAGGTTCAGGTACACAATCTAACATGAACAACAATGAAGTTCTAGCTTCTCGTGCTACTGAAATTCTTGGTGGAAATTTTAGGGTAGAAAAACTAGTTCATCCAAATGATGATGTAAACAAATCTCAAAGCTCAAACGACACTTATCCAACAGCGCTACATGTAGCAGCTGTTATCGCAGTAGAAACTCGTGTTTTACCAGCAATTGCAAAACTAAAAGCAACACTGATAGAGAAATCCACTAGATTTGATTCGATTGTAAAAATCGGCAGAACTCACCTTCAAGACGCAACACCTCTTACTTTGGGTCAAGAGATTAGCGGTTGGGTTGAGATGCTAAATAAGTGCGAAAAAATGGCAAAAGATTCACTAGAAGCTGTTCGTGAACTTGCACTTGGCGGAACTGCTGTTGGAACTGGACTTAATGCTCATCCAGAATTAGGTGAGAGAGTTGCTAAAAAATTAACAGAACTTACAGGACACAACTTTATAACTGCTCCAAATAAGTTTCACGCTCTTACATCTCATGATGCTCTTGTATATGCTCATGGCGCATTAAAAGCACTCTCTGCTGATATGATGAAAATAGCAAATGATGTTAGATGGCTAGCATCTGGTCCAAGATGTGGAATAGGGGAGATTACTATTCCTGAGAATGAACCTGGTTCTTCTATTATGCCTGGTAAAGTAAATCCTACTCAAAGCGAAGCTGTAACTATGGTTACATGTCAAGTTATGGGAAATGACACAACTATCGGCTTTGCAGCTAGTCAGGGAAATTTTCAGTTAAATGTATTTAAACCAGTAATTGCTTATAACTTCTTACAATCATGTCGTCTTCTTGGGGATTCTATCATCTCATTTAACGACCATTGTGCTGTAGGAATTGAGCCAGTTGAGGACAAAATAGATTTTTATCTAAATAACTCACTGATGCTTGTAACTGCACTTAACCCTTATATAGGTTATGAAAATGCAGCAAAAATCGCAAAAACAGCACATAAAAACGGTTCAACTCTAAAGCAAACAGCAATAGATTTAGGACTGCTCAGTGCTGAAGAGTTTGATAAGTATGTTATACCAAAAGATATGATATCGCCAAGAGCGTAA